A window of Pedococcus badiiscoriae genomic DNA:
CGCGCAGGGGCCGGCTCTCCGCTCTCACCCTCGAACGCATGGAGGTCTTCGGACCCCGGCACTCGATCCCCGCATCGGGGATGCTCCTCCCCAGCGAGGCGTTCGGACGGACCGCGCCCGTCGTCCTCGAGATCGGCTGTGGGCACGGGGCGGCGGCGCTCGCCTACGCGTCAGCCCATCCCGCGCACGACCTGCTCGCCGTCGACGTCTTCACCCCGGCCCTGGCGCGGATGCTGGCCGAGGCGGACCGCCGCGGCCTGACCAACCTGTGGATGCATCGCGGGGACGCCGTGACCCTGCTCGCGGAACGGGTGGCCCCCGCCTCGCTCGCCGGCGTTCACGTCTTCTTCCCCGACCCGTGGCCCAAGTCCAAGCACGCTCGGCGGCGCTTCATCTCCGCCGAGACCCTCGACCTCATCGCGTCGCGCCTGGCTCCCGGCGGCGAGCTGCTGCTGGCCACCGACCACGACGGGTATGCCGCCCACGTCCGATCGGCGTTCGCGGCGCACGGCGGGTTCGTGGTCACCGAGGGGGAGCGGCCCTCGTGGCGACCGACCGACGGCTTCGAGGCCAAGGGGCTGGCGGCCGGGAGGCGAGTGAGCGAGTTCCGCGCCGAGGTGAGGTGACGCGAAGGCCCCCGCGCCCCGGGTGGTCCGGGAGGCGAGGGCCTCGTGGAGCGGGCGACGAGAATCGAACTCGCGTAGCTAGTTTGGAAGACTAGGGCTCTACCATTGAGCTACGCCCGCGTGGACCGGCCGCCGTCAGGGCGTCAGGTCCGAGGCGTTAGCCTAATGCCCGCGATCGCGTGGCCCGAAATCGGCTCGCCATCGACGGGGTATGGCGCAGGTTGGTAGCGCGTCCGCTTTGGGAGCGGAAGGCCGCCGGTTCAAATCCGGCTACCCCGACGAACAGCCGAGCTTGCGCAGGCTGTTGGCGGGGGAGCCTGATGCTGGGAGCGGGAGCGCACGGGCGACGAAGGAGCCCGGACGCGACCGCGGCGTCCGGCTACCCCGACGAACAGCCGAGCTTGCGCAGGCTGTTGGCGGGGGAGCCTGATGCTGGGAGCGGGAGCCCGGTGGATCCCGGCGGGCGCAGGGGGTCACACGCCGTACTCCTCCAGCAGCCGCAGCCAGATCTCACTCATCGTGGGATACGAGGGCACGGCGTGCCACAGCGTCGTCAGCGGCACCTTGCCGACCACCGCCACGGTGGCGGCGTGGACGAGGTCGGCGACGTCCTGGCCGACGAACGTCGCCCCGAGGACCACGCCGGCGTCCTCGTCGACCACGATCCGCGCCTGTCCCTGGTATCCCTCCGCCTGGAGCCCGGCGCCGGCTGCCGAGTCCATCGGCATGTCCACGACCCGGGCCCTGAGGCCCCGATCGCGGGCCTGAGCTTCGGAGAGCCCCACCGAGGCGATCTCCGGGTCGGTGAAGACCACCTGGGGAGCTCCCGCCGCGATCGCCCAGGGAGTGGTGCGGGCGGGGTCGGGCTCCCGCCCCGCGGCTCGGGCGCCGACGAGGTCCCCGACCGCTCGGGCCTGGTACTTGCCCATGTGCGTGAGCAGGACCTTCCCGTTGACGTCGCCCACGGCATACAGCCAGGGCTGGTCACCACTGACGCCGGTGACCTCCATGGCGTCGGTGACGCGGATGAAGCCGGCCTCGTTCAGCTCGCCGCCGACGCTCTCCACCCCGAGGCCC
This region includes:
- the trmB gene encoding tRNA (guanosine(46)-N7)-methyltransferase TrmB; the encoded protein is MDGHGRVRSYNARRGRLSALTLERMEVFGPRHSIPASGMLLPSEAFGRTAPVVLEIGCGHGAAALAYASAHPAHDLLAVDVFTPALARMLAEADRRGLTNLWMHRGDAVTLLAERVAPASLAGVHVFFPDPWPKSKHARRRFISAETLDLIASRLAPGGELLLATDHDGYAAHVRSAFAAHGGFVVTEGERPSWRPTDGFEAKGLAAGRRVSEFRAEVR